Proteins co-encoded in one Aspergillus flavus chromosome 2, complete sequence genomic window:
- a CDS encoding GINS DNA replication complex subunit Sld5 produces the protein MDIDDILASVDRNDVSTPESAALDHQLLTRFWVAERGVSELLPWPEALMNRMMERVRNQIETIEDLAASSSDPTTTTNSSNNPTLNLKLSILQTDLSRTQYLLRSILRQRLSKLTKNSMHYLLRISSASSQQQHPDSQNNPDQQPEDSIPDLTAVTDPSPLSTQELGFLRAHQTLLAGHFGASFLSSFPAQLRRLDDNAGGVSMVQGPDGREVVFVRCLAERVGVVVPPGDGVEVETVGTEMRMGDVWVVRWEGVRGAWERGEVEVL, from the exons ATGGATATCGATGACATCCTTGCCTCCGTTGATCGCAACGATGTCTCTACTCCCGAATCCGCCGCACTGGACCACCAGCTGCTCACGCGCTTCTGGGTCGCCGAGCGCGGCGTGTCGGAGCTCCTCCCATGGCCGGAGGCCCTGATGAACCGAATGATGGAGCGAGTCCGCAACCAG ATCGAAACAATCGAAGACCTAGccgcctcttcctcggacccgaccaccaccaccaacagtAGCAACAACCCAACCCTAAACCTCAAGCTCTCAATTCTCCAAACCGACCTCTCCAGAACCCAATACCTCCTCCGCTCCATCCTCCGCCAACGCCTCTCAAAACTCACAAAAAACAGCATGCACTACCTCCTCCGCATCAGCTCTGCCTcctcccaacaacaacatccagaCTCCCAAAACAACCCTGATCAGCAACCCGAGGACTCCATCCCCGATCTAACCGCCGTAACCGACCCCTCGCCGCTGTCGACCCAGGAACTGGGCTTCTTGCGCGCGCATCAGACGCTGCTGGCGGGGCATTTCGGGGCGTCGTTTCTTTCCTCGTTTCCGGCGCAGTTGAGGCGCTTAGATGATAATGCCGGGGGCGTTAGTATGGTGCAGGGGCCGGATGGGAGGGAGGTGGTTTTTGTGAGGTGCCTTGCTGAACGGGTGGGCGTTGTTGTGCCGCCTGGGGATGGGGTGGAGGTTGAGACGGTGGGGACGGAGATGCGCATGGGGGATGTTTGGGTTGTTAGGTGGGAGGGGGTGAGGGGGGCTTGGGAGAGgggggaggtggaggttCTTTAG